A part of Xenopus tropicalis strain Nigerian chromosome 4, UCB_Xtro_10.0, whole genome shotgun sequence genomic DNA contains:
- the ip6k1 gene encoding inositol hexakisphosphate kinase 1, which produces MCVCQTMEVGKCIKNTVCDRGRGVLLEPFIHQVGGHSSMMRYDDHTVCKPLISREQRFYESLPPEMKEFTPEYKGVVSVCFEGDSDGYINLVAYPFVESEAVDQEEAFEREHPRRKHSRRGLHRTSSTASSSDHKEEWPQLTSENTESVPEMKSPKLELLMQSDVPFQMLDGNSEISSERISYNPWSLRCHKQQLNRMRSESKERKLYKFLLLENVVHHFEIPCVLDLKMGTRQHGDDASEEKAARQMKKCEQSTSATLGVRVCGMQVFHVDTGHYLCLNKYYGRGLSTEGFRQALFQYLHNGVRLRVDLFEPILSKLRRLKCVLESQASYRFYSSSLLIIYDGRDYPTAIVADPLAKEHALKVDVRMIDFAHSTYKGFRDDPTVHDGPDKGYVLGLRSLINILEHIRDESQ; this is translated from the exons ATGTGTGTTTGTCAAACCATGGAAGTGGGGAAGTGCATCAAGAACACAGTGTGCGACAGGGGCCGGGGGGTCCTGCTGGAGCCATTTATCCATCAAGTTGGGGGGCACAGCAGTATGATGCGCTATGATGACCACACTGTGTGTAAACCCCTCATCTCCAGGGAGCAGCGTTTTTATGAGTCTTTGCCACCAGAAATGAAAGAATTCACCCCAGAatacaaag GAGTGGTGTCTGTCTGTTTTGAAGGAGACAGTGATGGTTACATCAACCTAGTAGCATATCCCTTTGTGGAGAGTGAAGCTGTGGACCAGGAAGAAGCTTTTGAGAGGGAGCATCCAAGACGCAAACACTCCCGTAGAGGCTTGCACCGCACAAGTAGCACTGCAAGCAGTTCTGACCATAAGGAAGAATGGCCACAGCTAACCAGTGAAAACACAGAGAG TGTACCGGAGATGAAGAGTCCGAAGTTGGAGCTACTCATGCAGTCAGATGTTCCTTTTCAGATGCTGGACGGCAACAGTGAAATAAGTTCAGAGAGAATAAGCTACAACCCTTGGAGCTTGCGATGCCACAAGCAGCAACTGAACCGCATGCGCTCAGAGTCCAAGGAGCGAAAATTATATA AGTTCCTTCTGCTGGAAAATGTGGTCCACCACTTTGAGATTCCTTGTGTTTTGGATCTTAAAATGGGCACACGACAACATGGAGATGATGCCTCAGAGGAGAAGGCAGCCCGGCAGATGAAGAAATGCGAACAGAGCACATCAGCCACCCTTGGTGTGAGAGTATGTGGCATGCAG GTCTTTCATGTGGACACAGGACACTACCTGTGCTTAAACAAGTACTATGGGAGAGGACTGAGCACAGAAGGTTTCCGGCAGGCCCTGTTCCAATATCTTCACAACGGGGTTCGCCTGCGGGTTGATCTTTTTGAACCCATCCTTAGCAAGCTCAGGCGCCTTAAATGTGTTCTGGAAAGCCAAGCCTCTTACCGCTTTTATTCTAGCTCCCTTCTCATTATTTATGATGGGAGAGACTATCCGACAGCCATTGTAGCTGATCCATTGGCCAAGGAACACGCACTCAAAGTAGATGTACGCATGATTGACTTTGCCCACAGCACCTATAAGGGCTTCCGTGATGACCCCACAGTGCATGATGGGCCAGACAAAGGGTATGTTTTGGGCTTGCGCAGTCTTATCAATATCTTGGAGCATATTCGAGATGAGAGCCAATAA